The following nucleotide sequence is from Armatimonadota bacterium.
ATGGAGAATTTGAGAAATTGGAATAAAATTGCGGATGTTCTTTATATTTGGCACTATAATACTGTATTTCCACATTACCTAATGCCTTTGCCTGACCTTGAGGAGCTTGCGGCGGACCTGCCAATGTATAAGAAGCACGGCGTAAAGGGCATCTTCTGCCAGGGGACTTATAATGCAGGTTGGGGTCCGTATGGCGGTGCTGGATTTATGGATGATTTGAAGGCATATCTTATCGCTAAGCTTCTTTGGAATACAAAAGCGGATGCTAAGGCAATAATAGCTGATTTTCTCAATGGGTTCTTTGGGAAAGCCGGGAAGCCCATTGGCCAGTTTCTAGATTTAATCCATGACAAAGTGAGAAAAGAAAACATTCATGGCGATATTTGGCAAGATCCAAATAAACCTTGGCTAACACCAGAGATTCTAGCGGAGAGTGAAAGGCTCTTTGATGAAGCAGAGAAGGTGGCTGACAATGAGGATGTTCTAAGACGGGTGAAGCATGCCAGGCTTTCGTTGGAGTATGTGAAAATATACCGGGAATGCAAAC
It contains:
- a CDS encoding DUF4838 domain-containing protein, whose product is MENLRNWNKIADVLYIWHYNTVFPHYLMPLPDLEELAADLPMYKKHGVKGIFCQGTYNAGWGPYGGAGFMDDLKAYLIAKLLWNTKADAKAIIADFLNGFFGKAGKPIGQFLDLIHDKVRKENIHGDIWQDPNKPWLTPEILAESERLFDEAEKVADNEDVLRRVKHARLSLEYVKIYRECKQIGEKGTPEQKAETLKRLEDFIARCKADGITQLCEWTGIDNTFNSLAEPLRK